From a single Gammaproteobacteria bacterium genomic region:
- a CDS encoding FAD/NAD(P)-binding protein gives MSNPYLPMEAEIIERIQESPGLFTLRLRLTDTAQQNSYTFKPGQFNMLYLHGVGEVAISIVSDPQELHIIDHTIRAVGRVTHGIEQLNSGDRIGLRGPYGKGWPMARAEQKDLLIITGGLGCAPVVSVIEYVARRRERFGHLNIVQGVKHSSDFIWRERYDKWRELADTQVLLAADAGEPIWPWHIGRVTELFERLRFNSQKVTVIMCGPEGMMRVVVKNMLERGVGEDDIYLSMERNMHCGIGQCGHCQYGDKFICRDGPVFSYAQVKPLFNVKGF, from the coding sequence ATGAGTAACCCTTACCTACCCATGGAGGCAGAAATTATCGAGCGTATTCAGGAGTCTCCTGGACTCTTTACCTTGCGCCTACGCCTTACCGATACCGCACAACAAAACAGCTATACCTTCAAGCCGGGGCAGTTCAACATGCTCTACCTGCATGGCGTGGGTGAGGTCGCCATCTCCATCGTCTCTGACCCCCAGGAGCTGCATATTATCGACCACACGATTCGAGCCGTTGGGCGAGTTACCCATGGCATTGAACAGCTCAACAGCGGCGACCGCATCGGTCTGCGCGGCCCCTACGGCAAGGGCTGGCCCATGGCGCGGGCAGAGCAGAAAGATCTGCTGATTATTACCGGTGGCCTCGGCTGTGCGCCAGTGGTTTCGGTTATCGAGTATGTAGCGCGCCGCCGTGAACGCTTCGGTCACCTGAATATTGTGCAGGGGGTCAAACACTCCAGCGATTTTATCTGGCGCGAACGCTACGACAAATGGCGAGAGCTGGCCGATACTCAGGTGTTGCTAGCCGCCGATGCGGGTGAACCTATCTGGCCGTGGCATATTGGCCGCGTAACCGAGCTGTTTGAGCGGCTACGCTTTAACTCCCAAAAAGTCACCGTCATCATGTGTGGTCCTGAAGGGATGATGAGAGTAGTGGTCAAAAATATGCTGGAGCGCGGCGTGGGTGAAGATGATATCTACCTCTCCATGGAGCGTAATATGCACTGCGGTATCGGCCAGTGTGGTCACTGTCAATACGGTGATAAATTCATCTGCCGTGATGGCCCCGTTTTCTCTTATGCTCAGGTCAAGCCGCTCTTCAATGTTAAGGGGTTCTGA
- a CDS encoding sulfhydrogenase subunit delta, with amino-acid sequence MVKPKIAIHKFSSCDGCQLAFLNMGEPLLALASLVEIIHFAEAGPIDENTPVDIAFVEGSITTRHDLERIQKIRANSAYLISIGACATAGGIQALRNMADTRQWVADIYAQPEYIDTLDNADPISSHVKVDLALWGCPINSQQIITVVRDLLFRVTPKPERDKLCLECKRQQHVCVMISRGEPCMGSVTQNGCGALCPSVGRGCYACFGPAEDANGPALANRLEGFGLLDQEIAQKFLFINSAAEPFYSTGKGRLK; translated from the coding sequence ATGGTCAAACCTAAAATAGCGATACACAAGTTCAGCTCTTGCGATGGCTGCCAGCTCGCTTTTCTCAATATGGGAGAACCCCTGCTGGCACTCGCCAGCCTTGTAGAGATAATACACTTTGCCGAGGCAGGGCCCATCGATGAAAACACACCTGTCGACATCGCTTTTGTCGAGGGTTCCATCACCACTCGTCACGACCTTGAGCGTATCCAGAAAATACGTGCCAACAGTGCCTACCTGATCAGCATCGGAGCATGTGCCACCGCCGGGGGAATTCAAGCACTGCGCAACATGGCGGATACCCGACAGTGGGTTGCCGACATCTACGCCCAGCCGGAGTATATTGACACCCTTGATAACGCCGACCCTATCTCATCCCATGTAAAAGTAGACTTGGCACTATGGGGCTGCCCCATCAATAGCCAACAGATCATTACTGTGGTGCGTGACTTGCTGTTTCGGGTCACCCCCAAACCTGAGCGAGACAAGCTCTGCCTAGAATGCAAACGCCAACAACATGTCTGTGTAATGATCAGCAGAGGTGAACCCTGCATGGGCAGTGTCACCCAAAATGGCTGTGGCGCACTCTGTCCCAGCGTTGGTCGTGGCTGCTACGCCTGCTTTGGCCCGGCGGAAGATGCCAACGGCCCTGCACTGGCCAACCGCCTGGAGGGGTTTGGGCTGCTGGATCAAGAGATCGCACAAAAATTTCTCTTCATCAACAGCGCTGCCGAACCATTTTACAGCACCGGAAAGGGGCGTTTGAAATGA
- a CDS encoding DUF2235 domain-containing protein: MSTQQKLIFCFDGTGNEPSDAEQGRGLFGVGDPEDESISNVLKLHLLLGGDLKGNNLFPDQYGFYYPGVGTYGSWWDKLRNRALAPPEEDVGSIIKQAVSDIYNYYEEGDELFVFGFSRGAAIARRFVSLLSSTLPALGIKPPKVRFMGVFDTVAAIKHPNLFNEKIKPASDVVFENRFISPLIEEAVHLLSLDDRRIAFYPALMNQSVDSDNLQDARVEEVWFSGAHSDVGGSFRYDGLSDITLQFLLERMSAKGVGLSVLSPLDVNYSDLFEGPDELIEYEDLVIQPSHLGRSHAQSEKAGAKELMYDYRAPRVSVNDVPSIYPPIIHHSVLDRMIDDRDYQATALVKNSTNPYTNQSVGVRVWFAAHDIRTFDSVDEAMRAINIKPQPLAIGESRSFSVNANVKYNPSRLLLTAGHKYQFTVDMKQRWFDGAIACGPDGWKAKEKIDNRLLRWGVKLKEGGRRLPEAAWFELIGAVNRRDETLFRILKHSEKVSAYKAVESGELFAFANDLNSKYGNNLGTIVVSVTRVS; encoded by the coding sequence ATGTCTACTCAACAAAAATTAATCTTCTGTTTTGATGGAACCGGTAATGAACCCAGTGATGCAGAGCAGGGTCGCGGCCTGTTTGGTGTGGGTGATCCTGAAGATGAAAGCATTTCGAATGTATTGAAGTTACATCTTTTACTGGGTGGTGATCTGAAGGGAAATAATCTGTTTCCGGATCAATATGGTTTCTATTATCCGGGGGTGGGCACCTACGGTAGTTGGTGGGATAAATTGCGGAACAGGGCACTGGCACCGCCCGAAGAGGATGTGGGTAGCATTATCAAGCAGGCAGTGAGTGACATCTATAACTATTATGAAGAGGGAGATGAGCTATTTGTATTTGGTTTTAGTCGCGGTGCAGCGATTGCCCGGCGCTTTGTTTCGCTCTTGAGCAGCACACTGCCTGCGTTGGGTATTAAGCCTCCAAAGGTTCGTTTTATGGGGGTGTTCGATACCGTTGCCGCCATAAAACACCCCAATCTATTTAACGAGAAGATCAAGCCCGCTTCAGATGTGGTTTTTGAGAACCGCTTTATCTCACCGCTAATTGAAGAGGCCGTGCACTTGTTATCGCTGGATGATCGCCGTATCGCTTTTTATCCGGCGTTGATGAACCAGTCGGTCGATAGTGATAATTTGCAAGATGCGCGGGTCGAAGAGGTGTGGTTTTCAGGTGCACACAGTGATGTCGGGGGTAGCTTTCGTTATGATGGTTTATCCGATATCACTTTGCAGTTTCTGTTGGAGCGCATGTCCGCCAAAGGAGTGGGGCTTTCCGTGTTATCGCCGCTCGATGTGAACTACAGCGATCTTTTTGAAGGGCCAGATGAGCTGATTGAATATGAAGATCTGGTTATTCAGCCAAGCCATCTTGGGCGCAGCCATGCACAGAGTGAGAAGGCAGGGGCTAAAGAGTTGATGTATGACTACCGTGCACCCCGGGTGAGTGTGAATGATGTGCCCTCAATCTATCCACCGATCATTCACCATAGCGTGTTGGATCGAATGATTGATGATCGGGACTATCAGGCCACCGCGCTGGTAAAAAACAGCACAAACCCCTATACCAATCAATCAGTGGGCGTTAGGGTCTGGTTTGCAGCGCATGATATTAGAACTTTTGACTCAGTCGATGAGGCGATGCGAGCTATTAATATAAAGCCGCAACCACTGGCTATTGGCGAGAGTCGCTCGTTTAGTGTTAACGCAAACGTAAAATACAACCCCAGTCGTCTGCTGCTTACCGCCGGACACAAATACCAGTTTACGGTTGATATGAAACAGCGCTGGTTTGACGGTGCTATCGCTTGTGGGCCGGATGGCTGGAAGGCGAAAGAGAAGATTGATAATCGCCTGCTGCGTTGGGGAGTTAAATTGAAAGAGGGGGGGCGTCGTTTGCCGGAGGCTGCGTGGTTTGAGCTGATTGGAGCGGTTAATCGCCGCGATGAGACCCTTTTCAGGATTTTAAAACATAGCGAAAAAGTGAGTGCTTACAAAGCGGTGGAGAGCGGTGAGTTGTTTGCTTTCGCCAATGACCTCAATAGTAAATATGGTAACAACCTAGGTACTATCGTGGTTTCTGTGACGCGTGTGAGTTAG